From the genome of Tenrec ecaudatus isolate mTenEca1 chromosome 1, mTenEca1.hap1, whole genome shotgun sequence:
CTAATATAAGATATTACATAATCTGAATTTCAAATCTTGAATCAGTCTTGAATTCCTCAACCAAGTCCTACTATTTACAGtgtacaattattttcatatGATATTTGGTTTGATTTTCTAGTATTTTTCTGAGGATATTTGTATTCATGAGTGGTGTTGACCTGCAGTTTTGCTACAATTTCGTATGTGATTATGATATGACATCAATGCTAACTTCATAGAGTAAGTTGGGAAATGTTCCCTAAGCTTATTTTTTGGAAATGATTATACATAATTAGTTTCATTACTGTCTTAAAAGTTGATAGAATCCACTAGCATATCTCTAATATGTTAAACAATTATTGCCTCCCAAACACATtgaattttgaaaagaaaatagtTGAAAATTTCCTTTGTATTCTCTGGCATTTTTTCCTATAGATATTTCAATCATTTACTGATGTTTGAACAGTATCTTTATAATGTAATCATAGAAATCCTTTAATGTCTtaaagtttgaaatatttatcTAGCTATATTATTATTCTTGGAACTGGGGTATTTAGAAATAGGAATTGAAGACTGCTATCTTCTTTACTgtgattttttcatatttttaataatCTCTTGCCTTCTCTTTTTGTCTGCACCATTTTCTCTCTCAGTAGACtagctttctttctctctttattaCATGGTAGAATATCAATACAAAGGATCTCTGCAACAGGGCTGACTGGTCCTTGATATTCCCATGACCATGACTGTCCCCACAGAATCCCTGAATTATGCAACTGAGTTCCCAGGGGAGTGCAAAATGTATGGGTTCATTTGGAGAGTGTTTTTTCTGCTGGATCAGCTCAGCCTGAGGTGTAGGATTCAACATTAAAGTTGAAAGTGGAGGGGGCAGGAGAAGATATGACTGAAGAGACAACTATCGATCAAATATCTTAAGCAAACATCTTAAGTTGTTTTCTATAATCAGAACATGCAAATGTTATGCCAAACAGGAGAGAGAGTTCATTTCATGGAAAGCTGAATTATGTATCATGTAGCTATCTTTTATTAGTATATACAAATAACATCAAATAACATAATGTAGTTAGTTGACACCAAGTTCGTTCCAGCTCATGGCAGACGCGtgcgtgcagagcagaactgctctctaAGGTTTCAGGGCGTGGACTTTTAGGAAGCTAGCGGGTAGGCTTTTCTCTGAGGCTCCTCTGATTCGGCTGCTACTGGCAATGTTTCTGGTACCAATCAAGTGCTTCACCATTTGTCCCACTAGGGACTCCGAATAATATAATAATGTAATACCAAGTAATCTTAATTCAGTAACATCCACTGTATTGTGACGTGGTGTGATGCAATATTACATCTAAGAATACTCATTGAACTCTGAGCTCCATGTCATGGTGTCTTCCGTGGCATCATGATCATCACACCCCCTTGTTTTTTCTCTACCCCTAACTGTACACTCAATCCAGCTTCTGTTTCACTCATTCATACCGCCCTCCTTGTTATTGCCAGAGCATGTGAGCATATGCTTGTACCAAGGACTTTGCACTACTTATATCTTTGGCTAAAATGTTTTCACATTTTTTGACTAGCATCCTAAATACCTTCTGATTTCTGTTGAGAGCCTCCTTATTAAAGATGACTGTACAACGAAGCAGAGCCCTGGTGCACTAGTGCTCATGGGCTGGTCTGaggtctgcatggtcagcagctggaaaccggCAGCAGCTCCGTGGGTGTAAGACAGGGCTTCCCATTTCCTTAAGCAGTTTCAGTTTCAGAAACTGGCAggaggatcgctgtgagtcagcattgattcaaggcagtgggttttgttctaTAACGAAGCTTTTCCATTCCTTGgtatggctttttgttgttgttgtgactcCTAGCTACATGAATAAGACAATAGGAAAGtctgcccaatcctgcaccatgGACACAATTGTTATGTTCAAGGAcatattattgcagccactgtatccatccatctcatcgagggtcttcaacttttgttgctacttctctACTTTTCTTTATTTCATCAAGACAATAATTATAAATCATTTACTTATCATTAATAGTCTACTGgccccctggtggcacaatggttacccTTTGTACTGCTAAGTCAAGTTCAGCCCATGAAAATCACCATCCTCTCTTCTGGAGAAAGGCTGGGTTTATAACTCCTGTAGagcgagtcttggaaacccacaggggcagttccagcttGCCTCACAGCATcgatatgagttggcatcaagtttTTGTGAGTGTGAGAGTAAGAGATTCACCCTCcaccacatatatatatatcctaagaACATATGAgggtataaatatataattttttatgaATTAGATGGTTTACAAATCAAGTCATAGTTATGCATTCAGTAATTCATAAACGTTCTCATTCAACTCATCTCTTACAATCCCACTTCATCCCTATATTTCCTGTGTCCATTTCCTCATTATTATATTTCTGATCTTTGTTCTTGAGGAATTGCTGCCCTGTTGAtcttaaatatttaattattatGGCTGGATGTGCATTGAGTTCTAGACTGGAAGGATAAGGGCTCTATAGTCTTTGGGTTTCCACTAGTCTCTCTTGGCCAGTATGCCTGGTGTCTtgcatgattttgagttctgttctgcAAACTCCCCCCCACCTGCAACCCATTCTATGTAAGatcttctaacctgaacttgctcAGAGCAGATTATATTTGTAGcgcagcaccatctagttcttcagatCCACAGCTATGGAGACTGAGGCTGGCAGGCTCCATCAGTCTGTTTACCTCATTCTTTTCATGTGTCTTTCAAtgtacatctttcttcttgatgaGGAAATGTCAGTAGGTTCAACTCAGCTGACTTACTCATTAGCTTTGAAGTACTGCAGTTACTCCTCATCACATGAGGGCAATGGTTTACAATTTTATTGCAGTTTTCAGTGATTCCAGAAGATTTggcgctgacaccaagggctcaagtagaaaggaaatgttttcagaatgatgaaggcaacaaatgtacgaatgtccGTGACACAcatcgatggatggatggttggatggatgaatggatggatagatgtttggactgtgataagagttgtatgagccccatataaaatgatttttagaaaaagataatgatgatggcaacaaatgtacttgacacatagatggatgtatgcattgtcataagagctatatgagcccctcaaaaaagattaaaaaaataacacttGGCAAACAATAATTAGTTGAACAGTTGttgaatgaagaaaacaaagtttCATGGAAGATGTTGAATTTATTcgctgtttaaaaaaaagatgtgatTAGGAGAAAGGAAAGATAGACAGGTGCTATCAAACGATTAAGCAATCAGGACTTGTGATATTCTCAACCTAATATTATATTGGAAATTATTTACATGCTAAAATAGAATATACAGCATATCTATTAAAACCGGTGTTAAATTCTTATATCTAAGTTTGCATTGCTCTTTTCTTTTCCAATAGTTTCTTCAGCTACATGGAACCAAGAAACCACACGCATTTTCAACATTTCATCCTTTTGGGGCTCTCAGAAGAGgcagagctgcagcccctcctctttggactgttcctctccatgtacctggtcaccttcactgggaacctgctcatcatcctggccatcgccacagactcccacctccatacacccatgtacttcttcctctccaacctctcctttgctgacatttgttccacctccaccactgtcccAAAGATGCTGTTGAACATCCACATGCAGACCAAAGTAATTACATATGAAGACTGCATCACCCAGATATATTTTTTCCTGCTTTTTACAGGATTGGATCACTTCTTATTGAcagtgatggcctatgaccggTTTGTGGCCATCTGTCGCCCACTGCACTACACGGTCATCATGAACCCAAGATTCTGTGGTCTCCTGCTTCTGGCCTGCTGGTTATTGAGTGTACTGCAGGCTTTATTACATGGGTTAATGGTTTTGCGTTTGTCGTTTTGTGCAGAGTTGGAAATctcccattttttctgtgaacttaacCAGTTAGTACAACTTGCTTGCTCTGACACATTCCTCAATACCTTAGTAATATATTTTGCTTCTGGGGTTCTGGGAGTTATTCCACTCACTGCGATCCTTTTCTCTTACACAAAGATTGTGTcctccattttgaaaatttcatcagctgtgggcaaatataaagccttttccacttgTGGATCTCACCTCTCCATGGTTTCCTTGTTTTATGGTACCActtttggggtttatctcagttctGCTGCTAATCAAAATTCCAGGTCCAGTGCAATCACCTCAGTGATGTACACTGTAGTCACACCCATGCTGAATCCCTTTATCTACACTCTTAGAAACAAGGACATAAAACAGGCCCTAGGGAAATTTTGTGGTTGAAACTTATTGTGTGCACAGCAGACATAATCTCTAGATTAGAGAGCTACTGATGAGAAAGAGAGCTGAAAATTTAGAAGATCCAAATCATACTTTCCTCAGTGCACACATCTGCTTTATACTCCCAATTTATTCtgctttgtttatatatataatacaccAATGTTTCCTGTATATTTCTTTCAAAGGcattcatttttataaaaatccTCTCCTCAACAGACAATTCTTTTAGAGCAACTGCAGATTAAAACATGAAACATTCTCAAGTGCTAATCATAGAATATACCTGTTTGCAATTATCCCATGGGAACAACATTATTATTGTTCTAAAACCTTGAAACTGTTGAgatataaattttcaaattccTATTTGGATTGCTTGTTTTAAAGGATCAATCCTGGTATGAAATATTTGctcttttgattattttctttaaagtaaAGTCATGTTGAGAATTTTGATTTGGAATTTATAAGCATGTTTTGAGAGTTGGTTTGTATCAATCGAATGTTCAGTATTCTCAGTGAGTTGGCAGGTATGGCCTGGCCATCCGTCATGGTGTTCTGTAACATAATGTCATCAATGCCAGCGTGAGGGCTGCTATTAACAGTCAATGAGCCATGTGATGATGAGTGTGGATTGCAACCTCTTCACTCAGTTCATAGCGCTGATCCAGTTGCAAGGACATTCGTCGGGGTGTAGCCCAATCCTCATACAAGTGGATGTTGTGAGAAATGTGTTTGCTTCTTGATGGACCTTGTTATTGCATCTGTCTTGTTGAGTTCTTATTCTTTGAAATTGAACCAAtgacctgccatattgcctgacaATACTGAGAGCTATAGGCAACCTCTTCTCTGACCTGTGAGCCTTGTATTTGCTCTCATCTCCAGTGAGAAGCCTGATCTAATGTCATTGACTTCATCCACATTTGAAGCCATGTTGTTACTGCTGAGCCCACAAAGCTACATTGGTCAAGAGAAGTCAACTGCTTCACATCAGACACGCTGTGTttggaaccagactggacttatccACTTCTACAGCTGTGTGAGCTATTTCCTTCATATAAATGTTTCTGTTTCTTATATTCACAAATCTCAtgatttttgcttctctagagaaggaaGTCTAACAACTTTGTTCTGAACGTGgttgtagagaaacaaaatcatatggATGAATTTTCCAAATTTGTTATAAAGTCTGAGTAGTTCTCCAAGTGTTACTAACTCTGTCTTCTTTAATCTGGCACTATTATTAGTAACAAGGGTGAAGTTATAATGTTATTATGTAAAAGGTTACCACCAAGAGATTCATTTTTTGTGAGGAATGAAGTGCTGGATGTCCATGTGCTTGATCATTTTCAACAATTTTCTCAGGAtaagaagtatagggaagcttATTGGTTGCTACTTCTTATAATAGACAAAGTGGTAATTGAAAGCGTTGAGCTCAGGAATTAGGATTTTTCTCAAATGCCACATAAAAGACCAAGTcacaatacaattttaaaaatccctATTTTGAGAAATAGTACAACATAAAGCAAAGAATCTGCAGTCAGGAAAAGTTACTTATCTGAAAGGAAACGTTTTTATGGATTAGAATTCAAACTGTCCAACCAAAAGGCATTGGAAGCATATATACATTATTGTACATAGCATATATGATGAACTATAAtggtttttaaatataaaatggtTGACTATTAGAAGTCAAGTAGTTaggtgtaatatatatttttttctatttagaaaaaaattctaTATAATATTGCACACCTctaaattaaaggaaaaaaatggtaAATTTAAAAGCTTTGGTAAGAATACAAACACGTCCCCAaaatatttgaaggaaaaaaaatttaattccaAATACTTAATTCCAAACATGTAAAGATTGATGTTGATTTACCCCTCCATATGTTCATACCCATGTTTTCATATCCTAGTTGTTCTCAGAAAGAAGCATTTCCTGAATTAGACATGaaccattgatttttttcccctctcatttgctttaattttttaaaaaactgatatCCAAGTGGAACCATGGTAGAAAAGAGAGTTCTCTATTGGGTttgaaatttaaaagaagagatgtTTCAGAAAAAATGCAAGTTGAAGTATAATACCTACACAGTCTATTAAGGTCCATGCACACATTTTCAAATTCAATCATCAACCAACTTGTAATGGTAGaatattttatttctgaaaatcaaGAATAAGAATTTAAATGTCCACCAGAAGACCTGTTTTCCCAGTGATGACGCTTCATGTCCTGTCATGAGCTTTTCAGATTGTGTTCGTGATAATCTCTGAGAAGTTCAGGTTGTTTCAAGGTAAAGGAAGTAGTCGTCATCTGTGTCCTATTCTAGTTTCTGCTAAGATTTCATTACAGAAATGACGCTTAATTCCAAGCTATATCAAATAGTGCATTAAACCTTATATCACACATACTAAATGTctagaaatatttttacaaacattTTGTTATATTAAGAAGCCCTGGTTATTCAGTGTGTTAATTGTTAGGGAATTAGTCCCAAGTTAAGCAGAgtcttcacatcaaagattagGGTTGTCTCCTCGAAGCACCAGGTTGATATAAGACAGCAGTACAGAAATTGGATTCCCAAAATGGGGGATAAACGCATGAAGCGTTTGGCTTAGAACTTTTATCAGTGAGGGAGTATTTCATAAGATTATCATGAAGGTGGATTGGTTttagacatatgagttaatggattaatattggacttgtgggcttaggcggtactgggttgggacgttttcttgatgtgcacttaaactttatataaaactctctattatatgtaagtttcagtggatttgtttctctaaagtacccagactattttTGTGGGGTTCAGTTgtaaaatgttatgtttaaaaGAGGGTGGCATGTGttttaattgtatgcattttagttttatcctgttagatacAGATATGATTGTATTAATGTTTGAAAATTGTATATGGTCAAAGAGTTTTGTGAAAGCATCCAGGTGACAAGggctggtctgtggtagttacataatctgttgtcaacttgagactattaagagttaggggtggagtttagcatatcaatcagttcacagtttgatgacctcctttAGAGGCATGATGAAGATAAATAACTCGCTgttggtgggacacactctctctgcttcgaaTTCCTTATGACAAGCCAAATAGAGCTACTCtgctggagccagagccctggagctgggggagccatatggagacccacaccagcactgagatgcttccacagccactggatccacaagattttccatccatgggcctgtgatcttcctgcattgagcatcattgcatggttgcATGAGGTTAAAGAATAATTTTTGAACTACGGTCAACATataggataatattggacttatggacttgattgaggctggactgggatgttttcttaaagtacaattaatttctctttgatataaagttctctcttacacacagatgagtgtcttatgaatttatttctctagttaatGTGGACTAGCACACTCTGCGAGGCCCAGGAGGATAAATTCTGACCTCTGTGGGGGTTTTCCTTCTTGTTTTTCCGTGGTTGATTAAAGTGCTGGAAAAGGGAGACCAAGTCCACTGTCACAGGGTGAATTCTGAGGGTTGCTGAAatggtaaatctttacatgagcagactgcctcctctctctcctggaaAGTTTGAACTGCTTAACTTGGGACTAATTCCAGCATTATAGCTACATATTGGTGAGATCACTCCACAACCTGCTTACCCTGTGAAATGTAGTAATTTCCATAGCTTTCCAAAACTCCCTTTAGGAGATGAGTTGTCAGAAATTGTTGTAATGCATATATAATTACAACATGTATATTACAACATAATAGATAAATTTTATGTTGTAATATGCATCTGTGTTATCACAAGATATATAAGGGATGAGGTGTCAGACATTAAAGATCAAGCACAAAAATTTTtatatatactaatatatataaaatcatatagtgCCCATAATTAATCCACACTTTCCATCGTTATCACctgtctctttaaaaaaatcattttattgggggctcatagaatatgtatcataatctatacacccatccattgtgccaagcacattttcacatttgttgccatcatcattctcaaaacatctgctttcaacttgagcccctggcattagctcctcagttttcccctccctgttccccccgtcatatgaatccttgataatttacaaatcattattattttgtcatatcttacactgtccaacgtctccctccacccatttttctgttgaccAACCTCGAGAGATtcggttatacatagatccttgtaatcagttttccctttcaaccccaccttccctccaccctctaggtttcagcactctcaccactggaactacagggctcatctgtcctgtattcccagttcccatctgtaccaatgtacatcctctggtccagctggaattgtaaggtagaattgggatcatgatattgggggagaggaagcatttatgaactagaggaaagttgtatgtttcattgttgctacactgtcccctgacaggcttgtctcctccctgaggtccttctgtaaggggatgtccagttgcccacaaatggctCTTGGGtccacactttgcactcccccacattcacaatgatgtgatttttgttccttgatgcttgatatctgatcccttgaacaactcatgatcacacaggctggtgtgcttcttccatgtgggctttgatcttctgtgctagatggccacttgtttaccctcaagactTTAAAatgccaggtgctatatcttttgattgctgggcaatatcaggtttcttcaccatactttcttATGCTGACATATTTCCCCAGAGATCAtacagggaaggtgagcacacaatgatatcatttttccttctttgatgcctgaaacctgatcccttcgacaccttgtgactacacaggctggtgtgcttcttccatgtgggcttggttgcttctcagcaagatggaagctagtttactttcaagccctttagaccacagacactatgtagtttgatagctggacaccatcagctttcttcaccacacttgcttatttcCCCATtagtcctcagcaatcatatcaggaaggagagcacacaattatatgatttttccttctttgatgcctgaaacctgacccctttgacaccttgtgatcagacaggctgtTGGGCTTTTTTCCTTCTGGGCTTGGCTGCTTCCCAGAAAGATGGCCacctatttatcttcaagcctgtaggaccacagacactatatcgtttgatagccatGCGCCAtgtactttcttcaccatatttgcttatgcacccatttgtcttcagagatcatgtcgggaaggtgagcatcatggaatgcctgtttaatagaacgaagtgttcttgcatgaagggagtacttgagtgcaggcccaatGTCGATCTGGTACCTtagtaataaacctataaatatatgcatataggtttgtttctcaaaaataaatatatttacatatttacatgcctgtatttagacctctacaaatgccctttcccccctcgttttttcttctattgccttttactttcctcttgtcccactatcatgctcagcctttatctatgtttcagcatttcctctcggttacattacccttgctcaagctctaccaggcctatTACACCCTCCTCGCTGACGATA
Proteins encoded in this window:
- the LOC142431997 gene encoding olfactory receptor 7A5-like, giving the protein MEPRNHTHFQHFILLGLSEEAELQPLLFGLFLSMYLVTFTGNLLIILAIATDSHLHTPMYFFLSNLSFADICSTSTTVPKMLLNIHMQTKVITYEDCITQIYFFLLFTGLDHFLLTVMAYDRFVAICRPLHYTVIMNPRFCGLLLLACWLLSVLQALLHGLMVLRLSFCAELEISHFFCELNQLVQLACSDTFLNTLVIYFASGVLGVIPLTAILFSYTKIVSSILKISSAVGKYKAFSTCGSHLSMVSLFYGTTFGVYLSSAANQNSRSSAITSVMYTVVTPMLNPFIYTLRNKDIKQALGKFCG